CGTTGCGGGACAGGCGGCCAGCTACGGCGTGGAGGCATCGCTTGATTACGAAGTCGGCTACCCTGCGACAGTAAACGCGCCAGCAGAGACTGCCAAAGCCGCTGACGTTGCCCGCAAGGTTGTGGGCGATGCTAAGGTTGATGATGCTTTTCCCAAAGTCGCGGGATCAGAGGATTTCGCATATATGCTGGAAGAGCGGCCGGGGGCGTATCTTTTCCTTGGTGCGGGCGAGGGTGCGGGACTGCATCACCCCAAATACAACTTCAATGACGAGGTCGCACCGGTCGGCGCGTCCTTCTTTGCTCAGCTTGTTGAGCAGCTTCAGCCGGCGGCCAAATAAATGGGGTTGCAAGATGCAGCAAGCCAGGTCGATCAAGCTTTTACGCGGGATGACCTGAAGGGACCAAGTTTCGAGAATGCCTTTGGCGGGGCCACATCATTCCTGCGGCGCAAGTACACGAAGGACCTGACTGGCGTGGATATCGCCGTGACGGGTGTGCCGTTTGATCAGGCCGTGACGAACCGCACAGGCACACGTCTGGGGCCACGCGCCATCCGTGAGGCCAGCACATTGCAGCCCTACGATCCACCATACGGCTGGGATTTTGATGTGCTGAGCGAATTTGCCATCGCGGACTATGGGGATCTGGCGTTCGACTACGGGCATACATCGAAATTCCCTGCTGCGTTGACGGCGCATATCAAAGGAATTCTGGATGCGGGTGCGGCTTCGGTCACGCTGGGCGGAGATCACTATATCAGTTTTCCGATCCTAAAGGCCTACGCGGAAAAGTATGGTCCTATCAGCCTGTTACAGTTCGATGCTCATTCAGATACATGGCCGGATGACGACATGGACCGCATTGACCACGGCACGATGTTCTACAAAGCCGTGAAGTCCGGCATCGTAGATCCACTGACATCTGTGCAAGTGGGCATCAGGACAACCAATCCGGACACTTTGGGTGTGACGACAATTGACGCAGCAGAGGTCCACCGCAGAGGGCCGGAGGCCGCGGTGTCGCGGATCAAGGAAGTGTTGGGGGACAGGCCGTGCTACCTCACGTGGGACATTGATGCGCTTGATCCGGCCTATGCACCGGGGACCGGAACGCCGGTTTGGGGTGGGCTGACGTCTGCCCAAGGGGCCGCGATGTTGCGGGCCTTGGCAGGGATCAACATCGTCGGGGGGGATGTGGTTGAAGTGTCGCCGCCTTTCGATCCGACAGGTGCCACGGCGATTGCGGGGGCGCATGTGGCAACCGAAATCCTATGTTTGCTGGGTCACCGGATGAGGACGACATGAGCACCAAGAACCAGCCGATCAGCGGCAATGATCTGGCCCGGTTTTCCGGTCCGAATACCTTTATGCGGTTGCCGTCGGTTAACGACCTTAAGGGGCTGGATGTGGCGGTGCTGGGCATTCCGCTGGATATCGGCACATCTTGGCGGTCCGGCACGCGGTTCGGGCCAAAGCAGGTGCGCGCCGAAAGTGCGATGCTGCGGCCTTACAACCTGGCGACAGGTGCTGCGCCGTTTGATAGTTTGCAGGTTGCAGACATCGGCGATCTAGCCATCAATACGTTTTCGCTGAGCGAGAGTTTACGTATCATTGCAGAAAGTTACGATGCGATCTTGATGTCGGATGCCATGCCGCTTGCCATTGGCGGTGACCATTCGATGACGCTGCCGATCCTGCGTGCCATTGCCAAACGGCACGGGCCGGTCGCCCTTATCCATGTGGACGCCCATGCTGACGTGAACGACGAGATGTTCGGCGAGAAAGAGGCCCATGGCACCGTTTTCCGACGTGCGTATGAGGAAGGGCTGATCCAGCCCGCCAAGACCTATCAGATCGGCTTGCGCGGCACGGGCTATTCCGCAGAGGACTTCAAGGAAGCCGCCGGATGGGGTTTCCAGCAATTTCCGGCTGAAGAACTGTGGGGGCGGAGCCTGTCCACACTTGGCACGGAAATCCGCCGCGATATCGGCGATGTTCCAACATACGTGACCTATGATATCGACAGCCTTGATCCGGCCTATGCGCCTGGCACCGGCACACCGGAGATTGGCGGGCTGACCACACCG
The Sulfitobacter noctilucicola genome window above contains:
- the speB gene encoding agmatinase, which gives rise to MSTKNQPISGNDLARFSGPNTFMRLPSVNDLKGLDVAVLGIPLDIGTSWRSGTRFGPKQVRAESAMLRPYNLATGAAPFDSLQVADIGDLAINTFSLSESLRIIAESYDAILMSDAMPLAIGGDHSMTLPILRAIAKRHGPVALIHVDAHADVNDEMFGEKEAHGTVFRRAYEEGLIQPAKTYQIGLRGTGYSAEDFKEAAGWGFQQFPAEELWGRSLSTLGTEIRRDIGDVPTYVTYDIDSLDPAYAPGTGTPEIGGLTTPQALQLIRALKGLNIVGADLVEVSPPYDTTGNTALTGANILYEMLCVFPGVVYR
- the speB gene encoding agmatinase, encoding MGLQDAASQVDQAFTRDDLKGPSFENAFGGATSFLRRKYTKDLTGVDIAVTGVPFDQAVTNRTGTRLGPRAIREASTLQPYDPPYGWDFDVLSEFAIADYGDLAFDYGHTSKFPAALTAHIKGILDAGAASVTLGGDHYISFPILKAYAEKYGPISLLQFDAHSDTWPDDDMDRIDHGTMFYKAVKSGIVDPLTSVQVGIRTTNPDTLGVTTIDAAEVHRRGPEAAVSRIKEVLGDRPCYLTWDIDALDPAYAPGTGTPVWGGLTSAQGAAMLRALAGINIVGGDVVEVSPPFDPTGATAIAGAHVATEILCLLGHRMRTT